A portion of the Pseudomonas sp. PSE14 genome contains these proteins:
- a CDS encoding CsiV family protein: protein MRLFQPLLLSLALLSPAAFAEPYQVELILFQQSGDAVFASRPAPDDWAKGAQPPGPDSSRPTAMDAQVAKLKQNEGFQVLMHKAWRQEIDANPVKISLTEGQKQDGHFPVEGTVTLSQQRFVNTQTDFWINQFSGDGLLAASQHMVQEASLKNSVLTYLDHPSLGMLIKVSPLNVRPSSPPPGMEDEAPTGPEAPQQPAPAAPADGGFDAPPPAQPSQQ, encoded by the coding sequence ATGCGCCTGTTCCAACCCCTGTTGCTGTCCCTGGCACTGCTCTCGCCGGCGGCCTTCGCCGAGCCCTACCAGGTGGAGCTGATTCTCTTCCAGCAGTCCGGCGACGCCGTATTCGCCAGCCGTCCCGCTCCCGATGACTGGGCCAAGGGCGCGCAGCCGCCGGGCCCGGACAGCTCGCGCCCCACGGCGATGGACGCACAGGTCGCCAAGCTCAAGCAGAACGAGGGCTTCCAGGTACTGATGCACAAGGCCTGGCGCCAGGAGATCGATGCCAACCCGGTGAAGATCTCCCTGACCGAGGGCCAGAAACAAGATGGCCACTTCCCGGTGGAAGGCACCGTCACCCTCAGCCAACAGCGCTTCGTGAACACCCAGACCGACTTCTGGATCAACCAGTTCAGCGGCGACGGCCTGCTCGCCGCCAGCCAGCACATGGTCCAGGAAGCCAGCCTGAAGAACAGCGTGCTGACCTACCTCGACCACCCGAGCCTGGGCATGCTGATCAAGGTCAGCCCGCTCAACGTCCGCCCCTCCTCGCCGCCGCCCGGCATGGAGGACGAAGCGCCCACCGGCCCGGAAGCGCCGCAGCAGCCGGCTCCCGCCGCACCGGCCGACGGCGGCTTCGACGCTCCGCCGCCAGCGCAACCCAGCCAGCAATAA